One stretch of Candidatus Bathyarchaeia archaeon DNA includes these proteins:
- a CDS encoding phage major capsid protein: protein MKPRLYETLMAKPNDQRELYEKLKQKADHPFLKRFVQMGVKEAFFSDVAGALGRMHDTMVDAAWPELIGRNIITVMPTTEAMERFPLDEGAVGYRYAEGAVTRLSAKKPSTVDIYTNQLAESSDQWTREYLEDATWNVMSKAVDNVGRALGQKETETILDLYAGVLAADLATGAELAGGGAVASWASLLSLHEAVRREKWHPNVLAINEMQLHQLLNDDKFVKSVYLPSSETDIAQGTIGSVLGMTVQSSTLVPNGTMYAIDTRVASVMLLRRDVTVEDWEDVKTGKYGVRGTTRFGAGILRSKAIARMTNVKQTMT from the coding sequence ATGAAACCAAGACTCTATGAAACCCTAATGGCAAAGCCAAACGACCAACGCGAACTCTACGAAAAACTCAAACAGAAAGCCGACCACCCATTCCTCAAACGTTTCGTTCAGATGGGTGTCAAAGAAGCCTTTTTCAGCGATGTGGCAGGCGCCCTTGGCAGAATGCACGACACAATGGTTGACGCTGCATGGCCAGAACTGATCGGCAGAAACATCATAACCGTAATGCCAACAACTGAGGCGATGGAACGTTTCCCACTCGATGAAGGGGCAGTCGGTTATCGCTATGCTGAAGGCGCAGTTACAAGATTAAGCGCAAAGAAACCCTCTACAGTAGATATCTACACTAACCAGCTAGCCGAATCCTCAGACCAGTGGACCCGCGAATACCTCGAAGATGCAACTTGGAACGTTATGAGCAAAGCCGTTGACAACGTGGGCAGAGCTTTAGGACAAAAAGAAACTGAAACCATTCTCGACTTATACGCAGGAGTTCTGGCTGCTGACTTGGCAACTGGCGCTGAACTGGCTGGCGGCGGCGCCGTGGCAAGCTGGGCGTCACTTTTGAGTTTGCATGAAGCCGTCCGAAGAGAAAAATGGCACCCTAACGTGCTGGCGATTAACGAGATGCAACTGCACCAGCTCCTCAACGATGACAAATTCGTGAAATCCGTCTACTTACCAAGCAGCGAAACAGACATTGCACAAGGCACAATCGGCAGCGTACTTGGCATGACAGTACAGTCAAGCACCCTAGTGCCTAACGGAACAATGTACGCAATCGATACTCGCGTGGCTTCAGTTATGCTTCTTCGCCGAGACGTAACCGTGGAAGACTGGGAAGACGTCAAAACTGGCAAGTACGGTGTTCGTGGAACTACACGGTTTGGCGCTGGGATTCTTCGCTCCAAAGCTATCGCACGCATGACTAACGTTAAGCAAACCATGACCTAA
- a CDS encoding capsid cement protein yields MVDKTDNASIAAGETDDPTVLIESFEAAAGITKGSPVYLSADDKVSPSPGGDDAIGIATKTVLATEMCPVLRKGKVKVVANGAITRGKAVCSAADGKVTQLVDQAVNEGGAATYTIFYNRKLGTALESAVNDGDLIFITVGK; encoded by the coding sequence ATGGTCGATAAAACAGACAATGCTTCGATAGCCGCAGGAGAAACAGACGACCCAACAGTCCTCATCGAATCTTTTGAAGCCGCAGCAGGCATAACCAAAGGCTCACCCGTCTACCTGAGCGCTGACGACAAGGTTTCGCCCAGTCCAGGTGGAGACGACGCCATAGGCATAGCAACAAAAACAGTTCTTGCAACAGAAATGTGCCCAGTTCTCAGAAAAGGCAAAGTCAAAGTCGTAGCCAACGGAGCCATAACACGAGGCAAAGCCGTATGCAGCGCCGCAGACGGCAAAGTCACTCAACTCGTTGACCAAGCAGTCAACGAAGGCGGAGCAGCAACCTACACCATATTCTACAACCGCAAACTCGGCACAGCCCTTGAATCCGCAGTCAACGACGGCGACCTAATCTTCATAACCGTTGGAAAGTGA
- a CDS encoding LuxR C-terminal-related transcriptional regulator, giving the protein MNLTKRERTILQFAQQGLSDYKIARKINSDPPSITRSRKNAYKKLVKSVVDIEWLVKIGFNISELSQSASRTNQYIFFL; this is encoded by the coding sequence ATGAATCTTACAAAAAGAGAACGCACAATTTTGCAATTTGCACAACAAGGATTAAGCGATTATAAGATAGCTCGCAAAATAAACAGCGACCCCCCAAGCATTACGCGCTCACGGAAAAATGCGTACAAAAAACTCGTAAAATCCGTAGTTGATATAGAATGGTTAGTAAAAATTGGTTTTAACATTTCCGAACTAAGCCAATCGGCATCTAGAACCAACCAATACATTTTTTTCTTGTGA
- a CDS encoding N-6 DNA methylase — protein MCTNLNQLLGCGVLVLTSKSTVDKLRGGFYTPKIVSDFLIDWAGLDSNSVVLETSCGNGIFLSSICKKFSNINLPKDAFQSHLIGIELVEEEANKARRLLSDLDIANPEKIVLNGDFFDYCQLFLKNNKKFSMITGNPPFIRYQDFPQKSKEIAFKLISELFDFKLSGHANSWIAFLLLSSQLLSENGKIAMVIPAQLFQVKYATDTRRFLSVFFSKLTIITFEKLIFPTAQQEVILLLGERNNGPIEGIRVIELKNENDLYLRIRPEDVSKNFQYYKYKPMDHSTEKWTQYFLDTEEIELLRKIPTLEGIKRGGDLYSVDIGVVTGKNKFFILSKNTLNNIGIDEKYTIKIFGRSSDIEGIIFSEDDWQKIRQKDNPCYLFAPSQTQYADLPDAIKNYIEKGVQHGVNEGFKCRIRRDDWFRVPTIYKPEAFLLRQIHDYPKMVLNTSGSTCTDTIHRVNFNQGVDGKKIAGAFLNSLTFASAEVKGRSYGGGVLTLEPSEAEELLIPIVGIDHLNPVDIDTNIRKGNLAQIFDANDKILLRDGLGMNFEQVRILRNIWVKLRNRRNNRKISPR, from the coding sequence ATATGTACCAATTTAAATCAATTACTTGGCTGTGGGGTACTTGTCCTGACATCAAAGTCTACGGTAGACAAACTTAGAGGAGGTTTCTACACTCCTAAGATTGTGTCTGATTTCTTAATAGACTGGGCTGGACTTGATAGTAATTCTGTCGTGCTTGAAACAAGCTGTGGTAACGGTATTTTTCTTTCTTCAATTTGCAAAAAATTTTCTAACATAAACTTACCCAAAGACGCTTTTCAGTCACACTTAATTGGCATTGAACTGGTTGAAGAAGAGGCGAACAAGGCAAGACGTCTTCTATCAGATTTAGATATTGCAAACCCTGAAAAGATTGTTTTAAACGGGGATTTTTTTGATTATTGCCAGCTTTTTCTGAAAAATAACAAAAAATTTTCTATGATTACGGGCAATCCGCCCTTTATCCGCTATCAGGACTTTCCCCAGAAATCAAAAGAAATTGCTTTTAAACTAATCTCCGAGCTTTTTGATTTTAAATTGAGTGGTCACGCAAATTCCTGGATTGCTTTTCTCTTATTGTCGTCTCAATTGCTTTCTGAAAACGGAAAGATAGCAATGGTAATCCCTGCTCAGCTTTTTCAAGTGAAGTATGCCACCGACACGCGTCGTTTTTTGAGCGTTTTCTTTAGCAAACTCACAATTATTACTTTTGAGAAACTAATTTTTCCGACAGCGCAGCAAGAGGTCATTTTATTACTGGGAGAAAGAAACAATGGACCAATTGAAGGCATAAGAGTCATTGAACTAAAGAATGAAAACGACTTGTATTTGAGAATTAGACCTGAAGATGTTTCGAAGAATTTTCAGTATTATAAATATAAGCCGATGGATCATTCTACCGAAAAATGGACACAGTATTTTCTAGACACCGAAGAAATAGAATTACTTAGAAAAATACCTACTTTAGAGGGCATAAAAAGGGGAGGTGATTTGTATTCGGTGGATATTGGCGTAGTTACTGGGAAAAATAAGTTCTTTATTTTATCGAAAAATACACTCAATAATATCGGAATTGACGAAAAATACACAATCAAAATTTTTGGCCGCTCTTCCGATATTGAAGGCATAATATTTTCTGAGGATGATTGGCAAAAAATTAGGCAAAAGGATAACCCTTGTTACCTTTTTGCGCCATCTCAAACGCAATATGCAGACTTACCCGATGCAATTAAGAATTATATTGAAAAGGGAGTGCAGCATGGGGTTAATGAAGGTTTCAAATGCAGGATTCGTAGAGATGACTGGTTCCGCGTTCCGACCATCTACAAACCCGAGGCTTTTTTGCTAAGACAAATACATGATTACCCAAAAATGGTATTGAACACATCGGGCTCAACTTGTACGGATACCATTCACAGGGTTAACTTCAACCAAGGAGTTGATGGGAAAAAAATTGCAGGGGCATTTCTTAATTCCTTGACTTTTGCTTCCGCTGAAGTTAAAGGCAGAAGTTATGGCGGTGGTGTCTTAACGCTTGAACCTAGCGAGGCTGAAGAACTCCTTATACCAATAGTCGGTATTGATCACTTAAATCCTGTCGACATTGATACCAATATTAGAAAAGGCAATTTGGCTCAAATTTTTGATGCCAATGACAAAATATTGCTAAGAGACGGTTTAGGCATGAATTTTGAACAGGTCCGAATCTTAAGGAATATTTGGGTTAAATTGAGAAATAGGCGGAATAACAGAAAGATTTCCCCTCGATAA
- a CDS encoding ATP-binding protein, with translation MSNKGLTFTVDSLLLGEIGERLVTKNYIALAELIKNAFDADSEHVVITMENTKSDSFSDDGTITVADCGHGMSLEQVRAFWMRIATPNKQRNPYSPKYGRRKTGDKGIGRFACRKLANKLILTSTALLPNNKFQKTQVTFNWPNYQAGLLLEEVTNEYSTIFLEKAETGTSLQLIGLRDKWSQLDFDTLRRRIGELSVISPTKRPGYPEDPGMTIEIRANEFRSGEGFLVEQIKDAGWGRVVGSVSSQGLASLTLDAKKIGKVPYELPNTYAKIPNISFDIAIFWDRTEYLRDPKTLMGGLIPQIFKNYSGIKVFLDGFRVYPYGDPENDWLNIDEIQARKLAKISDYFNKAANNLIGVDPNRAKLNHPRNQNLIGEVRLSNEPTRLFDVPINREGFIENESLVDLKKCLKDVLEWVTLWYAHYLYLNEQETVRKAQEELKDVLGETESPTNSPVRTGPEEMILVDTAVKTLDRITDSLLNAKESSVGPEAKIQYEKTKEAAIKVVQNTVSRLETQTNSLRTIASTGALMFIFTHEAQSVISSLDTHANELEIRARNMPDKEKKLLLNLSKSFRETRDRFDDQIRLFSRLSDDIKKVERKRLNVNNSFKQVKNVFAGFIKDFNVEIDDKIDPSHRTGLMLEPELYSILINLLSNALKAVLACESSNKKIKIETFENDDSLVLRVYDDGVGLKKEYRELVKQPLVSDPEGKLYKNLKGKIDERTLTAVGSGRGLGLSIVGSILESYNKQLNFIDAEEPWKTCVEVELP, from the coding sequence ATGAGCAATAAAGGGCTAACCTTCACCGTTGATAGTTTGCTACTTGGGGAAATAGGCGAAAGGCTAGTTACCAAAAATTACATAGCACTAGCTGAGTTAATAAAAAATGCTTTCGATGCCGATTCTGAACACGTTGTAATAACAATGGAAAATACAAAAAGCGATTCTTTCAGCGATGACGGAACAATCACAGTTGCTGATTGTGGACATGGTATGAGTTTGGAACAAGTAAGAGCTTTTTGGATGAGAATCGCGACCCCAAATAAGCAAAGGAATCCCTATTCTCCAAAATATGGAAGAAGAAAGACTGGAGATAAAGGAATTGGTCGATTTGCTTGCCGAAAGTTAGCTAATAAACTAATTTTGACTTCTACTGCATTACTCCCGAATAATAAATTTCAAAAGACACAAGTAACGTTCAACTGGCCCAATTATCAGGCTGGTTTATTACTGGAAGAAGTAACAAATGAATACTCAACAATATTTTTAGAAAAAGCAGAGACAGGAACATCTTTGCAACTAATAGGCTTGAGAGATAAATGGTCGCAATTAGACTTTGACACTTTGAGGAGACGAATTGGTGAATTATCGGTTATCTCACCTACAAAACGACCAGGTTATCCTGAAGACCCTGGAATGACCATTGAAATACGAGCAAATGAATTTCGGTCAGGTGAAGGCTTCTTAGTTGAGCAGATTAAGGATGCAGGGTGGGGCAGAGTAGTTGGAAGTGTTTCGTCTCAAGGTCTTGCTTCTTTGACCCTCGATGCAAAGAAAATTGGTAAGGTTCCTTACGAACTGCCAAATACATATGCCAAAATTCCAAACATTAGTTTTGACATCGCTATCTTCTGGGATAGAACTGAATACCTGAGAGATCCTAAAACTTTAATGGGCGGCTTAATACCCCAGATTTTCAAAAATTATTCAGGAATTAAAGTTTTTTTGGATGGTTTCCGAGTATATCCTTATGGCGACCCCGAAAATGATTGGCTAAATATAGATGAAATCCAAGCAAGAAAGTTAGCCAAAATCAGTGACTACTTCAATAAAGCAGCCAATAATTTAATAGGTGTTGACCCAAATCGCGCGAAATTAAATCATCCTAGAAATCAGAACTTGATAGGCGAAGTACGTCTTTCAAATGAGCCTACTCGGCTTTTCGATGTACCAATTAACAGAGAAGGTTTTATCGAAAATGAGTCTTTAGTCGACCTAAAAAAATGCCTGAAAGATGTATTGGAATGGGTAACACTCTGGTATGCTCATTACCTATATTTGAATGAGCAAGAAACTGTACGAAAAGCTCAGGAAGAACTTAAGGATGTATTAGGCGAAACTGAAAGCCCAACAAACTCTCCTGTGAGAACTGGCCCAGAAGAAATGATTTTGGTTGATACCGCAGTCAAAACTCTTGATAGAATAACCGATTCTCTACTCAACGCAAAAGAGAGCTCAGTTGGTCCCGAGGCAAAAATACAGTACGAAAAAACAAAAGAAGCTGCCATTAAGGTTGTTCAAAACACTGTTAGCAGATTAGAAACACAAACTAACAGTTTACGTACAATTGCTTCAACTGGAGCTTTAATGTTTATTTTTACGCATGAAGCTCAGTCGGTTATTAGTAGCCTTGACACTCATGCAAACGAACTCGAAATACGAGCAAGAAATATGCCTGACAAGGAAAAAAAACTACTGTTGAATTTGTCGAAGTCTTTTAGAGAAACGAGAGACCGCTTTGACGACCAAATTCGATTATTTAGCAGGTTGTCCGATGATATCAAAAAAGTGGAGAGAAAAAGACTAAACGTTAATAACTCATTTAAACAAGTGAAAAACGTCTTCGCTGGGTTTATTAAAGATTTTAATGTAGAAATTGATGACAAAATCGACCCCTCCCATAGAACTGGCTTAATGTTAGAACCGGAATTATATTCAATACTTATTAATTTGCTATCCAACGCATTAAAAGCCGTACTAGCTTGCGAATCCAGCAACAAGAAAATAAAAATTGAAACATTCGAAAATGACGACAGTTTGGTTCTTCGAGTTTATGACGATGGCGTTGGGCTGAAGAAGGAATACCGCGAATTAGTAAAACAACCGTTAGTTTCAGACCCCGAAGGAAAGCTCTATAAAAATCTCAAGGGTAAAATAGATGAAAGAACTCTAACGGCGGTTGGTTCAGGTCGAGGGCTGGGATTAAGCATCGTTGGCAGTATCCTTGAATCATATAATAAACAGTTAAATTTCATTGATGCTGAAGAACCATGGAAAACATGTGTAGAGGTGGAATTGCCATGA